A window of Hippoglossus stenolepis isolate QCI-W04-F060 chromosome 16, HSTE1.2, whole genome shotgun sequence contains these coding sequences:
- the elavl3 gene encoding ELAV-like protein 3 isoform X3, whose protein sequence is MVTQIISTMETQVSNGPSGTSMPNGPVISTNGSTDDSKTNLIVNYLPQNMTQEEFKSLFGSIGEIESCKLVRDKITGQSLGYGFVNYVDPNDADKAINTLNGLKLQTKTIKVSYARPSSASIRDANLYVSGLPKTMSQKDMEQLFSQYGRIITSRILVDQVTGISRGVGFIRFDKRNEAEEAIKGLNGQKPLGAAEPITVKFANNPSQKTGQALLTQLYQTAARRYTGPLHHQTQRFSVIPSLGKGPDPNNSSKPILDNLLNASYGVKSSPTLFPRFSPITIDSMTSLAGVNLTGPTGAGWCIFVYNLSPEADESVLWQLFGPFGAVTNVKVIRDFTTNKCKGFGFVTMTNYDEAAMAIASLNGYRLGDRVLQVSFKTSKQHKA, encoded by the exons ATGGTTACT CAGATAATCAGCACCATGGAAACCCAGGTGTCCAATGGTCCAAGCGGAACCAGTATGCCAAATGGTCCAGTCATCAGCACCAATGGCTCCACAGATGACAGCAAGACCAACCTGATCGTCAACTATCTGCCTCAGAACATGACTCAAGAAGAGTTCAAAAGTTTGTTTGGTAGCATTGGAGAGATTGAATCCTGCAAGCTAGTCAGAGACAAGATAACAG GTCAGAGTTTGGGATATGGGTTTGTAAACTATGTGGATCCAAATGATGCGGACAAGGCCATCAACACACTGAATGGTCTCAAACTACAGACTAAAACAATCAAG GTATCATATGCCCGGCCAAGTTCGGCTTCTATTCGTGATGCCAACCTTTATGTAAGTGGACTCCCCAAGACCATGAGCCAGAAAGACATGGAACAGCTGTTCTCCCAATACGGTCGCATCATCACATCCCGCATCCTAGTGGACCAAGTTACAG GCATATCACGAGGAGTGGGTTTCATCCGGTTTGACAAGCGAAATGAAGCAGAGGAGGCCATCAAAGGTCTGAACGGACAGAAGCCTTTGGGTGCCGCTGAGCCCATCACTGTCAAGTTCGCAAACAACCCCAGCCAGAAGACAGGCCAGGCCTTGCTGACTCAGCTGTACCAGACTGCTGCCCGCCGCTACACGGGGCCCCTGCACCACCAGACTCAGCGTTTCAG CGTGATCCCTTCACTTGGAAAGGGACCAGATCCAAATAACAGCTCAAAACCAAT ACTCGACAATTTACTAAACGCCAGCTACGGAGTCAAGAG TTCTCCTACTCTCTTCCCCAGATTCTCTCCCATCACCATTGACAGCATGACCAGCCTTGCCGGAGTCAACCTTACTGGTCCAACTGGAGCCGGATGGTGCATCTTTGTGTACAACCTGTCCCCCGAGGCGGACGAGAGCGTCCTGTGGCAGCTCTTTGGGCCTTTCGGTGCCGTTACCAATGTCAAGGTCATCCGTGACTTCACCACCAACAAATGTAAGGGCTTTGGCTTTG
- the elavl3 gene encoding ELAV-like protein 3 isoform X1 yields the protein MVTQIISTMETQVSNGPSGTSMPNGPVISTNGSTDDSKTNLIVNYLPQNMTQEEFKSLFGSIGEIESCKLVRDKITGQSLGYGFVNYVDPNDADKAINTLNGLKLQTKTIKVSYARPSSASIRDANLYVSGLPKTMSQKDMEQLFSQYGRIITSRILVDQVTAGISRGVGFIRFDKRNEAEEAIKGLNGQKPLGAAEPITVKFANNPSQKTGQALLTQLYQTAARRYTGPLHHQTQRFSVIPSLGKGPDPNNSSKPILDNLLNASYGVKSSPTLFPRFSPITIDSMTSLAGVNLTGPTGAGWCIFVYNLSPEADESVLWQLFGPFGAVTNVKVIRDFTTNKCKGFGFVTMTNYDEAAMAIASLNGYRLGDRVLQVSFKTSKQHKA from the exons ATGGTTACT CAGATAATCAGCACCATGGAAACCCAGGTGTCCAATGGTCCAAGCGGAACCAGTATGCCAAATGGTCCAGTCATCAGCACCAATGGCTCCACAGATGACAGCAAGACCAACCTGATCGTCAACTATCTGCCTCAGAACATGACTCAAGAAGAGTTCAAAAGTTTGTTTGGTAGCATTGGAGAGATTGAATCCTGCAAGCTAGTCAGAGACAAGATAACAG GTCAGAGTTTGGGATATGGGTTTGTAAACTATGTGGATCCAAATGATGCGGACAAGGCCATCAACACACTGAATGGTCTCAAACTACAGACTAAAACAATCAAG GTATCATATGCCCGGCCAAGTTCGGCTTCTATTCGTGATGCCAACCTTTATGTAAGTGGACTCCCCAAGACCATGAGCCAGAAAGACATGGAACAGCTGTTCTCCCAATACGGTCGCATCATCACATCCCGCATCCTAGTGGACCAAGTTACAG CAGGCATATCACGAGGAGTGGGTTTCATCCGGTTTGACAAGCGAAATGAAGCAGAGGAGGCCATCAAAGGTCTGAACGGACAGAAGCCTTTGGGTGCCGCTGAGCCCATCACTGTCAAGTTCGCAAACAACCCCAGCCAGAAGACAGGCCAGGCCTTGCTGACTCAGCTGTACCAGACTGCTGCCCGCCGCTACACGGGGCCCCTGCACCACCAGACTCAGCGTTTCAG CGTGATCCCTTCACTTGGAAAGGGACCAGATCCAAATAACAGCTCAAAACCAAT ACTCGACAATTTACTAAACGCCAGCTACGGAGTCAAGAG TTCTCCTACTCTCTTCCCCAGATTCTCTCCCATCACCATTGACAGCATGACCAGCCTTGCCGGAGTCAACCTTACTGGTCCAACTGGAGCCGGATGGTGCATCTTTGTGTACAACCTGTCCCCCGAGGCGGACGAGAGCGTCCTGTGGCAGCTCTTTGGGCCTTTCGGTGCCGTTACCAATGTCAAGGTCATCCGTGACTTCACCACCAACAAATGTAAGGGCTTTGGCTTTG
- the elavl3 gene encoding ELAV-like protein 3 isoform X4: protein MVTQIISTMETQVSNGPSGTSMPNGPVISTNGSTDDSKTNLIVNYLPQNMTQEEFKSLFGSIGEIESCKLVRDKITGQSLGYGFVNYVDPNDADKAINTLNGLKLQTKTIKVSYARPSSASIRDANLYVSGLPKTMSQKDMEQLFSQYGRIITSRILVDQVTAGISRGVGFIRFDKRNEAEEAIKGLNGQKPLGAAEPITVKFANNPSQKTGQALLTQLYQTAARRYTGPLHHQTQRFSVIPSLGKGPDPNNSSKPILDNLLNASYGVKRFSPITIDSMTSLAGVNLTGPTGAGWCIFVYNLSPEADESVLWQLFGPFGAVTNVKVIRDFTTNKCKGFGFVTMTNYDEAAMAIASLNGYRLGDRVLQVSFKTSKQHKA from the exons ATGGTTACT CAGATAATCAGCACCATGGAAACCCAGGTGTCCAATGGTCCAAGCGGAACCAGTATGCCAAATGGTCCAGTCATCAGCACCAATGGCTCCACAGATGACAGCAAGACCAACCTGATCGTCAACTATCTGCCTCAGAACATGACTCAAGAAGAGTTCAAAAGTTTGTTTGGTAGCATTGGAGAGATTGAATCCTGCAAGCTAGTCAGAGACAAGATAACAG GTCAGAGTTTGGGATATGGGTTTGTAAACTATGTGGATCCAAATGATGCGGACAAGGCCATCAACACACTGAATGGTCTCAAACTACAGACTAAAACAATCAAG GTATCATATGCCCGGCCAAGTTCGGCTTCTATTCGTGATGCCAACCTTTATGTAAGTGGACTCCCCAAGACCATGAGCCAGAAAGACATGGAACAGCTGTTCTCCCAATACGGTCGCATCATCACATCCCGCATCCTAGTGGACCAAGTTACAG CAGGCATATCACGAGGAGTGGGTTTCATCCGGTTTGACAAGCGAAATGAAGCAGAGGAGGCCATCAAAGGTCTGAACGGACAGAAGCCTTTGGGTGCCGCTGAGCCCATCACTGTCAAGTTCGCAAACAACCCCAGCCAGAAGACAGGCCAGGCCTTGCTGACTCAGCTGTACCAGACTGCTGCCCGCCGCTACACGGGGCCCCTGCACCACCAGACTCAGCGTTTCAG CGTGATCCCTTCACTTGGAAAGGGACCAGATCCAAATAACAGCTCAAAACCAAT ACTCGACAATTTACTAAACGCCAGCTACGGAGTCAAGAG ATTCTCTCCCATCACCATTGACAGCATGACCAGCCTTGCCGGAGTCAACCTTACTGGTCCAACTGGAGCCGGATGGTGCATCTTTGTGTACAACCTGTCCCCCGAGGCGGACGAGAGCGTCCTGTGGCAGCTCTTTGGGCCTTTCGGTGCCGTTACCAATGTCAAGGTCATCCGTGACTTCACCACCAACAAATGTAAGGGCTTTGGCTTTG
- the elavl3 gene encoding ELAV-like protein 3 isoform X10, with product MVTQIISTMETQVSNGPSGTSMPNGPVISTNGSTDDSKTNLIVNYLPQNMTQEEFKSLFGSIGEIESCKLVRDKITGQSLGYGFVNYVDPNDADKAINTLNGLKLQTKTIKVSYARPSSASIRDANLYVSGLPKTMSQKDMEQLFSQYGRIITSRILVDQVTGISRGVGFIRFDKRNEAEEAIKGLNGQKPLGAAEPITVKFANNPSQKTGQALLTQLYQTAARRYTGPLHHQTQRFSVIPSLGKGPDPNNSSKPILDNLLNASYGVKRFSPITIDSMTSLAGVNLTGPTGAGWCIFVYNLSPEADESVLWQLFGPFGAVTNVKVIRDFTTNKCKGFGFVTMTNYDEAAMAIASLNGYRLGDRVLQVSFKTSKQHKA from the exons ATGGTTACT CAGATAATCAGCACCATGGAAACCCAGGTGTCCAATGGTCCAAGCGGAACCAGTATGCCAAATGGTCCAGTCATCAGCACCAATGGCTCCACAGATGACAGCAAGACCAACCTGATCGTCAACTATCTGCCTCAGAACATGACTCAAGAAGAGTTCAAAAGTTTGTTTGGTAGCATTGGAGAGATTGAATCCTGCAAGCTAGTCAGAGACAAGATAACAG GTCAGAGTTTGGGATATGGGTTTGTAAACTATGTGGATCCAAATGATGCGGACAAGGCCATCAACACACTGAATGGTCTCAAACTACAGACTAAAACAATCAAG GTATCATATGCCCGGCCAAGTTCGGCTTCTATTCGTGATGCCAACCTTTATGTAAGTGGACTCCCCAAGACCATGAGCCAGAAAGACATGGAACAGCTGTTCTCCCAATACGGTCGCATCATCACATCCCGCATCCTAGTGGACCAAGTTACAG GCATATCACGAGGAGTGGGTTTCATCCGGTTTGACAAGCGAAATGAAGCAGAGGAGGCCATCAAAGGTCTGAACGGACAGAAGCCTTTGGGTGCCGCTGAGCCCATCACTGTCAAGTTCGCAAACAACCCCAGCCAGAAGACAGGCCAGGCCTTGCTGACTCAGCTGTACCAGACTGCTGCCCGCCGCTACACGGGGCCCCTGCACCACCAGACTCAGCGTTTCAG CGTGATCCCTTCACTTGGAAAGGGACCAGATCCAAATAACAGCTCAAAACCAAT ACTCGACAATTTACTAAACGCCAGCTACGGAGTCAAGAG ATTCTCTCCCATCACCATTGACAGCATGACCAGCCTTGCCGGAGTCAACCTTACTGGTCCAACTGGAGCCGGATGGTGCATCTTTGTGTACAACCTGTCCCCCGAGGCGGACGAGAGCGTCCTGTGGCAGCTCTTTGGGCCTTTCGGTGCCGTTACCAATGTCAAGGTCATCCGTGACTTCACCACCAACAAATGTAAGGGCTTTGGCTTTG
- the elavl3 gene encoding ELAV-like protein 3 isoform X9 — MVTIISTMETQVSNGPSGTSMPNGPVISTNGSTDDSKTNLIVNYLPQNMTQEEFKSLFGSIGEIESCKLVRDKITGQSLGYGFVNYVDPNDADKAINTLNGLKLQTKTIKVSYARPSSASIRDANLYVSGLPKTMSQKDMEQLFSQYGRIITSRILVDQVTAGISRGVGFIRFDKRNEAEEAIKGLNGQKPLGAAEPITVKFANNPSQKTGQALLTQLYQTAARRYTGPLHHQTQRFSVIPSLGKGPDPNNSSKPILDNLLNASYGVKRFSPITIDSMTSLAGVNLTGPTGAGWCIFVYNLSPEADESVLWQLFGPFGAVTNVKVIRDFTTNKCKGFGFVTMTNYDEAAMAIASLNGYRLGDRVLQVSFKTSKQHKA; from the exons ATGGTTACT ATAATCAGCACCATGGAAACCCAGGTGTCCAATGGTCCAAGCGGAACCAGTATGCCAAATGGTCCAGTCATCAGCACCAATGGCTCCACAGATGACAGCAAGACCAACCTGATCGTCAACTATCTGCCTCAGAACATGACTCAAGAAGAGTTCAAAAGTTTGTTTGGTAGCATTGGAGAGATTGAATCCTGCAAGCTAGTCAGAGACAAGATAACAG GTCAGAGTTTGGGATATGGGTTTGTAAACTATGTGGATCCAAATGATGCGGACAAGGCCATCAACACACTGAATGGTCTCAAACTACAGACTAAAACAATCAAG GTATCATATGCCCGGCCAAGTTCGGCTTCTATTCGTGATGCCAACCTTTATGTAAGTGGACTCCCCAAGACCATGAGCCAGAAAGACATGGAACAGCTGTTCTCCCAATACGGTCGCATCATCACATCCCGCATCCTAGTGGACCAAGTTACAG CAGGCATATCACGAGGAGTGGGTTTCATCCGGTTTGACAAGCGAAATGAAGCAGAGGAGGCCATCAAAGGTCTGAACGGACAGAAGCCTTTGGGTGCCGCTGAGCCCATCACTGTCAAGTTCGCAAACAACCCCAGCCAGAAGACAGGCCAGGCCTTGCTGACTCAGCTGTACCAGACTGCTGCCCGCCGCTACACGGGGCCCCTGCACCACCAGACTCAGCGTTTCAG CGTGATCCCTTCACTTGGAAAGGGACCAGATCCAAATAACAGCTCAAAACCAAT ACTCGACAATTTACTAAACGCCAGCTACGGAGTCAAGAG ATTCTCTCCCATCACCATTGACAGCATGACCAGCCTTGCCGGAGTCAACCTTACTGGTCCAACTGGAGCCGGATGGTGCATCTTTGTGTACAACCTGTCCCCCGAGGCGGACGAGAGCGTCCTGTGGCAGCTCTTTGGGCCTTTCGGTGCCGTTACCAATGTCAAGGTCATCCGTGACTTCACCACCAACAAATGTAAGGGCTTTGGCTTTG
- the elavl3 gene encoding ELAV-like protein 3 isoform X2 — MVTIISTMETQVSNGPSGTSMPNGPVISTNGSTDDSKTNLIVNYLPQNMTQEEFKSLFGSIGEIESCKLVRDKITGQSLGYGFVNYVDPNDADKAINTLNGLKLQTKTIKVSYARPSSASIRDANLYVSGLPKTMSQKDMEQLFSQYGRIITSRILVDQVTAGISRGVGFIRFDKRNEAEEAIKGLNGQKPLGAAEPITVKFANNPSQKTGQALLTQLYQTAARRYTGPLHHQTQRFSVIPSLGKGPDPNNSSKPILDNLLNASYGVKSSPTLFPRFSPITIDSMTSLAGVNLTGPTGAGWCIFVYNLSPEADESVLWQLFGPFGAVTNVKVIRDFTTNKCKGFGFVTMTNYDEAAMAIASLNGYRLGDRVLQVSFKTSKQHKA, encoded by the exons ATGGTTACT ATAATCAGCACCATGGAAACCCAGGTGTCCAATGGTCCAAGCGGAACCAGTATGCCAAATGGTCCAGTCATCAGCACCAATGGCTCCACAGATGACAGCAAGACCAACCTGATCGTCAACTATCTGCCTCAGAACATGACTCAAGAAGAGTTCAAAAGTTTGTTTGGTAGCATTGGAGAGATTGAATCCTGCAAGCTAGTCAGAGACAAGATAACAG GTCAGAGTTTGGGATATGGGTTTGTAAACTATGTGGATCCAAATGATGCGGACAAGGCCATCAACACACTGAATGGTCTCAAACTACAGACTAAAACAATCAAG GTATCATATGCCCGGCCAAGTTCGGCTTCTATTCGTGATGCCAACCTTTATGTAAGTGGACTCCCCAAGACCATGAGCCAGAAAGACATGGAACAGCTGTTCTCCCAATACGGTCGCATCATCACATCCCGCATCCTAGTGGACCAAGTTACAG CAGGCATATCACGAGGAGTGGGTTTCATCCGGTTTGACAAGCGAAATGAAGCAGAGGAGGCCATCAAAGGTCTGAACGGACAGAAGCCTTTGGGTGCCGCTGAGCCCATCACTGTCAAGTTCGCAAACAACCCCAGCCAGAAGACAGGCCAGGCCTTGCTGACTCAGCTGTACCAGACTGCTGCCCGCCGCTACACGGGGCCCCTGCACCACCAGACTCAGCGTTTCAG CGTGATCCCTTCACTTGGAAAGGGACCAGATCCAAATAACAGCTCAAAACCAAT ACTCGACAATTTACTAAACGCCAGCTACGGAGTCAAGAG TTCTCCTACTCTCTTCCCCAGATTCTCTCCCATCACCATTGACAGCATGACCAGCCTTGCCGGAGTCAACCTTACTGGTCCAACTGGAGCCGGATGGTGCATCTTTGTGTACAACCTGTCCCCCGAGGCGGACGAGAGCGTCCTGTGGCAGCTCTTTGGGCCTTTCGGTGCCGTTACCAATGTCAAGGTCATCCGTGACTTCACCACCAACAAATGTAAGGGCTTTGGCTTTG